The proteins below are encoded in one region of Metallibacterium scheffleri:
- a CDS encoding form I ribulose bisphosphate carboxylase large subunit, protein MSSTEIHAEATDITANAKKRYAAGVLKYRQMGYWQPDYVPSDTDVLCLFRITPQEGVDPVEAAAAVAGESSTATWTVVWTDRLTACDSYRAKAYKVEPVPGTPGQYFAWIAYDLILFEEGSIANLTASIIGNVFGFKPLKALRLEDMRIPVAYVKTFKGPPTGLIVERERLDKFGRPLLGATTKPKLGLSGRNYGRVIYEGLKGGLDFMKDDENINSQPFMHWRDRFLYVMDGVNKASAATGEVKGSYLNVTGATMEDMYERAEFARELGSVVVMIDLVVGYTAIQSMGNWARKHDMILHLHRAGHGTYTRQKSHGVSFRVIAKWMRLAGVDHIHAGTAVGKLEGDPKTVQGYYNVCRESHNRIDLPRGIYFEQDWADLRKMMPVASGGIHAGQMHQLIDLFGDDVILQFGGGTIGHPAGIQAGAVANRVALEAMVKARNEGKDIVNEGLEILRKAAQSCTPLKQALDTWGEITFNYASTDTSDYAVTPAVA, encoded by the coding sequence ATGAGTTCCACCGAAATCCATGCCGAAGCCACCGATATCACCGCCAACGCCAAGAAGCGCTATGCAGCTGGCGTGCTGAAATACCGCCAGATGGGCTACTGGCAGCCTGACTATGTGCCCAGTGACACCGACGTCCTATGCCTGTTCCGCATCACGCCGCAGGAAGGCGTCGACCCGGTCGAGGCCGCCGCCGCCGTGGCGGGCGAGTCCAGCACGGCGACATGGACCGTGGTGTGGACCGACCGTCTGACCGCCTGCGACAGCTACCGCGCCAAGGCCTACAAGGTCGAGCCGGTGCCGGGTACGCCCGGTCAGTATTTCGCCTGGATCGCCTACGACCTGATCCTGTTCGAGGAAGGCTCGATCGCCAACCTCACGGCCAGCATCATCGGCAATGTATTCGGCTTCAAGCCGCTCAAGGCCTTGCGCCTGGAGGACATGCGCATTCCCGTGGCTTACGTGAAGACCTTCAAGGGTCCGCCCACAGGCCTGATCGTCGAGCGCGAGCGTTTGGACAAGTTCGGTCGCCCGCTCCTGGGCGCCACCACCAAGCCCAAGCTGGGCCTGTCGGGCCGCAACTACGGCCGCGTGATCTACGAAGGTTTGAAGGGCGGCCTGGACTTCATGAAGGACGACGAGAACATCAACTCGCAACCGTTCATGCACTGGCGCGACCGCTTTCTGTATGTCATGGATGGCGTCAACAAGGCGTCCGCCGCCACCGGCGAGGTCAAAGGCAGCTACCTCAACGTCACCGGCGCGACGATGGAGGACATGTACGAGCGCGCCGAATTCGCCAGGGAACTGGGCAGCGTGGTCGTGATGATCGACCTGGTGGTGGGCTACACCGCGATCCAGTCGATGGGCAACTGGGCGCGCAAGCACGACATGATTCTGCACTTGCATCGTGCCGGGCACGGTACTTACACGCGCCAGAAAAGCCATGGGGTCAGCTTCCGCGTCATCGCCAAGTGGATGCGCCTGGCGGGTGTCGATCACATTCACGCCGGTACGGCGGTGGGCAAGCTCGAGGGCGACCCGAAGACGGTCCAGGGTTACTACAACGTCTGCCGCGAAAGCCACAACCGCATCGACCTACCGCGCGGCATCTATTTCGAGCAGGACTGGGCGGACCTCAGGAAAATGATGCCGGTCGCATCGGGCGGCATCCACGCCGGTCAGATGCACCAGCTGATCGACCTGTTCGGCGATGACGTGATCCTGCAGTTTGGCGGCGGCACCATCGGCCACCCCGCGGGCATCCAGGCCGGCGCCGTGGCCAACCGCGTGGCGCTGGAGGCCATGGTCAAGGCGCGCAACGAGGGCAAGGACATCGTCAACGAAGGACTGGAGATCCTGCGCAAGGCCGCGCAGTCCTGCACGCCGCTCAAGCAGGCGCTGGATACATGGGGCGAGATCACCTTCAACTACGCCAGCACCGACACCAGTGACTACGCCGTGACCCCCGCGGTCGCCTGA
- the pyrH gene encoding UMP kinase, whose protein sequence is MPDAFKYSRILLKLSGEALLGAADYGIDPIVLQRVAGEIAEAHSAGVQIGVVIGGGNIFRGAGLAAAGMDRVTGDHMGMLATVMNALALQDALEKLSAKVRVMSAIRINDVCEDFIRRRAIRHIEKGRIAIFAAGLGNPFFTTDSAAALRAVEIGAQLLLKATKVDGVYSADPAHHAGATRFDILSYDEVIERKLAVMDTAAFALCRDHDLPIRIYDMGRPGNLMRIVRGEPIGTLVQAAR, encoded by the coding sequence ATGCCCGACGCGTTCAAGTACTCGCGTATTCTGCTCAAGCTCTCCGGCGAGGCGCTGCTCGGCGCGGCCGATTACGGTATCGATCCGATCGTGCTGCAGCGCGTCGCGGGCGAGATCGCCGAAGCGCACAGCGCTGGCGTGCAGATCGGCGTGGTCATCGGCGGCGGCAACATCTTCCGCGGAGCCGGGCTGGCCGCGGCCGGCATGGATCGCGTCACTGGCGACCACATGGGCATGCTGGCCACGGTGATGAACGCGCTGGCGCTGCAGGACGCGCTGGAAAAACTCTCCGCCAAGGTGCGCGTGATGAGCGCAATCCGCATCAACGACGTCTGCGAGGACTTCATCCGCCGCCGCGCCATCCGCCATATCGAGAAAGGCCGCATCGCCATCTTCGCCGCAGGCTTGGGCAACCCGTTCTTCACCACCGACTCGGCCGCCGCGCTGCGCGCGGTGGAGATCGGCGCGCAGTTGCTGCTCAAGGCCACCAAGGTCGACGGCGTCTACAGCGCCGATCCGGCGCACCACGCCGGCGCAACGCGTTTCGACATACTCAGCTACGACGAGGTGATCGAGCGCAAGCTGGCGGTGATGGATACCGCCGCCTTCGCCCTGTGCCGCGACCACGACCTGCCGATCCGCATCTACGACATGGGCCGCCCGGGCAACCTGATGCGCATCGTGCGCGGCGAGCCCATCGGCACCCTGGTGCAGGCCGCGCGCTGA
- the cbbX gene encoding CbbX protein has product MGAPSYTIPGSVAAPPSSQAAAVAATPPTTSTARTVAQVLAESQVEAVFEELDRDLVGLAPVKQRIRDIAALLVIDKLRMNLGLQAETPSLHMSFTGNPGTGKTTVAMRMAEILHRLGYVRKGHLVAVTRDDLVGQYIGHTAPKTKEVLKKAMGGVLFIDEAYYLYKPENERDYGGEAIEILLQVMENQRDDLVVILAGYADRMDTFFKSNPGLSSRIAHHLDFPDYSVDELQQIAERMLTQRHYRFGAAAAEVFLHYLQRRIAQPHFANARSVRNALDRARLRQASRLFAERERELSQDDLTTLLPADLLGSRVFTQAPS; this is encoded by the coding sequence ATGGGCGCGCCCAGCTACACCATCCCCGGCAGTGTCGCCGCGCCGCCGTCGTCGCAGGCCGCCGCCGTGGCCGCAACGCCGCCCACGACCAGCACCGCGCGCACCGTCGCGCAGGTGCTGGCCGAGAGCCAGGTCGAGGCGGTGTTCGAGGAACTGGACCGCGATCTGGTCGGCCTCGCCCCGGTCAAGCAGCGTATCCGCGACATCGCCGCGCTGCTGGTCATCGACAAACTGCGCATGAACCTCGGCCTGCAGGCCGAGACACCCAGCCTGCACATGAGCTTCACCGGCAATCCGGGCACCGGCAAGACCACCGTCGCCATGCGCATGGCCGAAATCCTGCACCGCCTCGGCTACGTGCGCAAAGGCCATCTGGTGGCGGTCACCCGCGACGATCTGGTCGGCCAGTACATCGGCCACACCGCGCCCAAGACCAAGGAAGTGCTGAAGAAGGCCATGGGCGGCGTGCTGTTCATCGACGAGGCCTACTACCTCTACAAGCCCGAGAACGAGCGCGACTACGGCGGCGAGGCGATCGAGATCCTGCTGCAGGTGATGGAAAACCAGCGCGACGACCTGGTGGTGATCCTGGCCGGCTATGCCGACCGCATGGACACGTTTTTCAAGTCCAATCCGGGCCTGAGCTCGCGCATCGCGCACCACCTCGATTTCCCCGACTACTCGGTGGATGAGCTGCAGCAGATCGCCGAGCGCATGCTGACGCAGCGTCACTACCGCTTCGGCGCCGCCGCCGCCGAGGTGTTCCTGCACTACCTGCAACGGCGCATCGCGCAGCCGCATTTCGCCAACGCGCGCAGCGTGCGCAACGCGCTGGACCGCGCGCGCCTGCGCCAAGCCAGTCGCCTGTTCGCCGAGCGTGAGCGCGAACTGAGCCAGGACGACCTGACCACGCTGCTGCCGGCGGACCTGCTGGGCAGCCGCGTATTCACCCAGGCACCCTCCTGA
- the frr gene encoding ribosome recycling factor: MSDLNSIKQDAQTRMTKCIDALRHELQRLRTGRASTALVETIKVSYYGNDVPLSQVATVAVTDARSLTITPWEKSLIGVIEKAILASDLGITPTTAGTVIRINLPPLTEERRKELARHVAHEGESAKVAVRGVRRDAMQQVKDLSKSKKITEDEEHRGDDDVQKITDRYVKEIDSVVKAKEDELMAL, encoded by the coding sequence ATGAGCGATTTGAACAGCATCAAGCAGGACGCACAAACCCGTATGACCAAGTGCATCGATGCACTGCGCCACGAACTGCAACGCCTGCGTACCGGCCGCGCCAGCACTGCGCTGGTCGAGACGATCAAGGTCAGCTACTACGGCAACGACGTGCCACTCAGCCAGGTCGCCACCGTGGCCGTCACCGACGCACGCTCGCTGACCATCACGCCCTGGGAAAAGTCCCTGATCGGCGTCATCGAGAAAGCCATTCTCGCCTCGGATCTGGGCATCACGCCGACCACCGCCGGCACCGTGATCCGCATCAACCTGCCGCCACTGACTGAGGAGCGGCGCAAGGAACTGGCCCGGCATGTCGCGCATGAAGGCGAGAGTGCCAAGGTCGCAGTGCGCGGCGTGCGTCGCGACGCCATGCAGCAGGTCAAGGATTTGTCCAAGAGCAAGAAAATCACCGAGGACGAGGAACACCGCGGCGATGACGACGTGCAAAAGATCACCGATCGCTACGTCAAGGAAATCGACAGCGTGGTCAAGGCCAAGGAAGACGAGCTGATGGCGCTCTGA
- a CDS encoding class 1 fructose-bisphosphatase, whose product MPLSKRPTLTQYLIEQRRRFPGASGDLNALILDVSIACKAIARQVAFGELRAGAENAGGATNVQGEVQKHLDVVSNELFVRQAEWSGHLAGMASEEMEAPYQIPGEYPRGKYLLVFDPLDGSSNLDVDVTVGSIFSILRAPDEVVASGRDVIEADFLQPGAQQVAAGYALYGPSTMLVLSVGNGVVGFTLDHNLGEFKLTHPELRVPEDAQEFAINSSNSRFWEPPVKRYVDECLAGRSGPRGKDFNMRWIASMVAEAHRILMRGGVFLYPRDSKDPGKAGRLRLLYEANPIGFIMEQAGARASTGRQPVLGVPPSALHQRIALVFGSKNEVERIERYHQDGATRDGPNPLFVERGLFRD is encoded by the coding sequence ATGCCCCTGTCCAAGCGCCCGACCCTGACGCAATACCTGATCGAGCAGCGCCGCCGCTTTCCCGGCGCCAGCGGCGATCTCAACGCGCTGATCCTGGATGTGTCGATCGCGTGCAAGGCGATCGCGCGCCAGGTCGCCTTCGGCGAGCTGCGCGCCGGCGCTGAGAACGCCGGCGGCGCCACCAACGTGCAGGGCGAGGTGCAGAAACATCTGGACGTGGTCAGCAACGAGCTGTTCGTGCGCCAGGCCGAGTGGTCGGGGCACCTGGCCGGCATGGCCTCCGAGGAAATGGAAGCGCCCTACCAGATCCCCGGTGAGTATCCGCGCGGCAAGTACCTGCTGGTATTCGATCCGCTGGATGGCTCCAGCAACCTCGATGTGGACGTGACCGTGGGCAGCATCTTCTCGATCCTGCGCGCGCCGGACGAGGTCGTCGCCAGCGGCCGCGACGTGATCGAAGCCGATTTCCTGCAGCCGGGCGCGCAGCAGGTCGCCGCCGGCTACGCTTTGTACGGGCCCTCGACCATGCTGGTGCTCAGCGTCGGCAATGGCGTGGTCGGCTTCACACTGGATCACAACCTCGGCGAGTTCAAGCTGACCCACCCCGAGCTGCGCGTGCCCGAGGACGCGCAGGAATTCGCCATCAACAGTTCCAACAGCCGCTTCTGGGAGCCGCCGGTGAAGCGCTACGTGGACGAATGTCTGGCCGGCCGCAGCGGGCCGCGCGGCAAGGACTTCAACATGCGCTGGATCGCCAGCATGGTGGCCGAGGCGCACCGCATCCTGATGCGCGGCGGCGTGTTCCTGTACCCGCGCGACAGCAAGGACCCGGGCAAGGCCGGGCGCCTGCGCCTGTTGTACGAGGCCAACCCGATCGGCTTCATCATGGAGCAGGCCGGCGCGCGCGCCAGCACGGGCCGCCAGCCGGTGCTGGGCGTGCCGCCGAGCGCGTTGCACCAGCGCATCGCCCTGGTGTTCGGCTCGAAGAACGAAGTCGAGCGCATCGAGCGCTATCACCAGGACGGCGCCACGCGCGATGGCCCCAATCCGCTGTTCGTCGAGCGCGGGCTGTTCCGCGACTGA
- a CDS encoding LysR family transcriptional regulator, with translation MNLSFRQLRVFTEVARHGSVQRAAATLHITPPAVSMQIKELETHVGLRLFDREKRRLSLSTAGEYFLVHARRLLAAHKEAEDAMARFQRLDRGVLTLGFVSTAKYFLLQLLARFHIEHPGVELRLRVAHNREHLVSLMHGGEIDLAVMGRPPREIDTRAEAFAAHPLVFVAPAGHPLTHTPHLPPSVLDAFPLLVREPGSGTRAALEDFLAAQHVAPRMAMEIASNETLKQAVVAGLGISLMSLHTIGLELRGGLLHMLDISGTPLMRTWFLAHLQARQLSPAAEAFRYFILEHGEAWLAAHDAALLPMPESKPG, from the coding sequence ATGAACCTGAGCTTCCGCCAGTTACGCGTGTTCACCGAGGTCGCCCGGCACGGCAGCGTGCAGCGCGCGGCCGCGACGCTGCACATCACCCCGCCGGCGGTATCGATGCAGATCAAGGAGTTGGAAACCCATGTCGGGCTGCGCCTGTTCGACCGCGAAAAGCGCCGGCTGAGCCTGTCCACGGCGGGCGAATATTTTCTGGTGCACGCGCGCCGCCTGCTGGCCGCGCACAAGGAGGCCGAGGACGCCATGGCGCGCTTCCAGCGCCTCGATCGCGGCGTACTGACGCTGGGCTTCGTCAGCACCGCCAAGTATTTCTTGCTGCAGTTGCTGGCGCGCTTTCACATCGAGCATCCGGGCGTCGAGCTGCGCCTGCGCGTGGCGCACAACCGCGAGCATCTGGTGTCGCTGATGCATGGTGGCGAGATCGACCTGGCGGTGATGGGGCGTCCACCGCGCGAGATCGACACCCGCGCCGAAGCCTTCGCCGCGCATCCGCTGGTGTTCGTGGCGCCGGCCGGGCACCCGCTGACGCACACGCCGCACCTGCCGCCCAGCGTGCTGGATGCATTCCCGCTGCTGGTGCGCGAGCCTGGCTCGGGCACACGTGCCGCGCTGGAGGACTTTCTCGCCGCACAGCACGTCGCCCCGCGCATGGCCATGGAGATCGCCAGCAACGAAACCCTGAAGCAGGCCGTGGTTGCTGGCCTGGGCATCAGCCTGATGTCGCTGCACACCATCGGCCTGGAACTGCGCGGCGGCCTGCTGCACATGCTTGACATCAGCGGCACCCCGCTGATGCGCACATGGTTCCTGGCGCATTTGCAGGCGCGGCAACTGTCGCCGGCGGCCGAAGCGTTCCGCTATTTCATTCTCGAACACGGCGAGGCATGGCTGGCCGCGCACGACGCCGCCTTGCTGCCGATGCCGGAATCAAAGCCGGGATGA
- the rpe gene encoding ribulose-phosphate 3-epimerase, translated as MVRQPNVIAPSILSADFARLGDEVRAVLAAGADWVHFDVMDNHYVPNLSIGPMVAQALKPHCHKPDGSAAPLDVHLMVQPVDALAEAFARAGADLISFHPEASVHIDRTLQLIQSAGCKAGLVFNPATPLDVLEWEIDKLDLVLIMSVNPGFGGQGFIDSALRKLEQARRLIDASGRAVRLEVDGGIKVDNIRRAAAAGADTFVAGSAIFGQPDYAAVVAAMRQQLAGEH; from the coding sequence ATCGTGAGACAGCCCAACGTGATCGCGCCATCGATCCTTTCCGCGGATTTCGCGCGCCTGGGCGATGAGGTACGTGCCGTGCTGGCCGCCGGCGCCGACTGGGTGCATTTCGACGTGATGGACAACCATTACGTCCCCAACCTGAGCATCGGTCCGATGGTGGCGCAGGCGCTCAAGCCGCACTGCCACAAACCCGACGGCAGTGCCGCCCCGCTGGACGTGCATCTGATGGTGCAGCCGGTGGACGCGCTGGCCGAGGCCTTCGCCAGGGCCGGCGCGGATCTGATCAGCTTCCACCCCGAGGCCAGCGTGCACATCGACCGCACCCTGCAATTGATCCAGTCCGCCGGCTGCAAGGCCGGGCTGGTGTTCAACCCGGCCACGCCGCTGGACGTGCTCGAATGGGAGATCGACAAGCTTGACCTGGTGCTGATCATGTCGGTCAACCCCGGCTTCGGCGGACAGGGCTTCATCGATTCGGCGCTGCGCAAGCTGGAGCAGGCGCGGCGCCTCATCGATGCCAGCGGCCGCGCGGTCCGCCTCGAGGTCGACGGCGGCATCAAGGTCGACAACATCCGCCGCGCCGCCGCGGCCGGCGCCGACACCTTCGTGGCCGGCAGCGCGATCTTCGGCCAGCCCGATTACGCCGCGGTGGTCGCGGCCATGCGCCAGCAACTTGCGGGAGAGCACTGA
- a CDS encoding ribulose bisphosphate carboxylase small subunit yields the protein MMTNPTGRVTQGQFSFLPDLSDAEITLQIEYGLKQGYAWSVEYTDDPHPRNTYWELFGMPMFDLRDAAGILMEVNNCRKTFPRHYIRLVAFDSTRGVESVAMSFIVNRPENEPGFSLQRQEGAGRAIHYTVHAYATDKPEGERY from the coding sequence ATGATGACCAACCCCACCGGCCGCGTGACCCAGGGCCAGTTCAGCTTTCTGCCCGACCTCAGCGATGCCGAGATCACCCTGCAGATCGAGTACGGCCTCAAGCAGGGCTACGCCTGGAGCGTCGAGTACACCGATGACCCGCATCCACGCAACACTTACTGGGAGTTGTTCGGCATGCCCATGTTCGACCTGCGCGACGCGGCCGGCATTCTCATGGAAGTGAACAACTGCAGGAAAACCTTCCCGCGCCACTACATTCGTCTGGTGGCCTTCGATTCCACGCGCGGCGTCGAGTCGGTGGCGATGAGCTTCATCGTCAACCGGCCCGAGAACGAGCCTGGGTTCAGCCTGCAGCGCCAGGAGGGCGCGGGGCGCGCGATCCACTACACCGTGCATGCGTACGCCACCGACAAGCCGGAGGGCGAGCGCTACTAG